DNA sequence from the Excalfactoria chinensis isolate bCotChi1 chromosome 2, bCotChi1.hap2, whole genome shotgun sequence genome:
AGACAtgggaataaaaaagaataaaaaagacacCTGGTTACTCTGAAGTAATCAGACCAAAAAGAAATCATAGACAAAGGATCATAGGAGCTCTAATCttctgcaaaaaggaaaaagaaaaaaaagaaagaaaaaaaaaaaaaaacaacaaaccaccaaaaaaatAGAACAACAGTAGCAAACACATAAAAGAATTTCATCTTCTAGAAActagaaacaacaacaaaaaaattaacattttcttctcatagTTTCTCAAATATAAGGATTACAGGACTCCTGGTTTATCAGTAAATTATATATCagcttagattttttttatctacTCCTTCATATTTATTCaggttcattttttaaaatgtaaaaatgcatttgccatttttttcccattatttctgcatctctgtgcCCTTGCCTTATTTACACACTAAGGATCTACCTAAGTGGAAACGCTGTTCATAGTTCTGCACTGATTTTACCAGGGCATCTTTCCTTCTGCCCCTACTTATctgttgtctttgtgttttattgttttgtaagTAGAATGTGTTTTGTCACATTCATGAATTGCAGATCAGTTTCTTATGAACTGGCAGGACTGATAGCAGTAGTTTTTCTGCTCAGCAGTCTATAATTCTACTTCTTCCTTATTGTTTGTCATTTATGTTTCTGCcttatctgtttctttctcctgatAGCTAGGAAAGCTGCCTGGAATACTAGTTGGCAATTACATTCTGCAGATGATTTCTGTAAATTGGTCTACTTTTCAAacacttaaaagcaaatttattttACCTGAGTGGAGATCAActtaagaaaaggaagaagaaaagtatgCATCATCTAAATAGCTGAATATACACACTCCAGGTTAGACAGCATAAATGCCATTTATATATATCAGCTAACATTCATTGGCTTTATTCCTGAGAAGTATATTTGAACACTCGTATTcctttaaagaatatttttctagcTAATCTATGTATGTTTTAAATCTGGTTGTTGCCTGAATTTTTGATACACATTTAGTaatcttatttttcctctcttttagcCTCAATAAGATGATGTATGGCAAGTAGGATTTTAAGTTTAAATTAGTCTGATAAATCTGAGAAAGGTTAGACAAAAGTGAGCGATTCAGAAAATCTCATTATTTAtaatgctgctctgtgttttatCCTAATCAAAAAGTTATTGCGTAACAAACTAGTACAATCATCACTTTATAAATCACTGAAATGTAGTCACAGAAGAATGGAATAAAATTAGGAGAAATTACTATAGTCAATTGAAAACACTGTAGTCGATTGAAATTATAGTGGTATTTCCAGTAATCACCATGACCAATACATATGTTGGATACTTTTGGATCTTTGGACggtaaaataaagaagaattcTGCTTTAAGTCCACTCAAAACCTGGAAACCCATTGTAAGAGATAGTTATTCTTTTATGCCATTGCCTCAAAGCTTGCTGATGGACAAGTCCAAGAAAGACCTgggcaagggttgagaaattctttgtctgagggacacatGCTGTTGCTGCTCTCCCCCCCTGCACTTTTGCCTTGGACCATCAGATTGTTGTGCAACAGGACtgctgctggatcctggtgTTGACTATCCCCACTTTACACAATTCTTACCactttctatcttttctattgcCCACCTTCCCTTTCGCATCACCCCAAATCATCTGTCCTCCCATTCCCCATCTctctgattaagatttgtagTAAACTTGTCAGAACAAgatttgaaccattgtttcttaatttcacgccgggtatacatatatcaaagaaccttctctccctcctacaaattgcAGCAAGACACTCATTAACACAGCCCATTAAAGATCTACATTCTGTACTGTCTGTatcttttatctttaaaattgCTAGAACTTTTTCTTGGATTTTCAAATGGCAACTTCTGAAGATTTCACAACAGTTTCAGAGCTCTGAATATCTCATTCTCTCATAAAAAGATGTAGAAATGAATTTCTTACTAAATCTAAATTAATTTCAAGTTCTTAAATATTACAATATAGGAAGATAGTTGAGTTTTTTCCAAATAACTATTATCTTGCTACATTGTGCAGGTGTTTAATATTGTATCTAGTATATCTAGTATAAATTTTGATGCCTTAATACGTATTCACAGATATTCTTTGTAATCACAACTTCAGGAAATTTATGACTATAAATTAATTGTCTACTTTAAAGAATGTATATTTGTAACCTtgtataaacatatattttgaTGAATCAGCATTTTCTTacactcatagaatcacaggatgaaagaatgatagaatggttggggttggaagggacctttatgATCACCTAGTCCTACCTTCCCTTCCAtagacagggacacctccctctcaatcaggttgctcacagccccattcgccttgaatgcttccatggTGGGGGCTTCCACAAactcactgggcaacctgttccattgtaTCACCACCATCAGAGTAAAGAATGCAATCCaaatatctagtctaaatctaccctcttccagtttaaaaccatttcctatTGTCCTTCCACgacatgcccttataaaaagtccctccccagctttcttgCAGGGcccttttaagtactggaagccCACTACAAggtttccctggagccttctcttctccagactgaagagtcccagctccctcagcctgttctcataagggaggttctccagccctctgataatctttgtagcccttttctggatctgctccagcaACTCCATGTCCTtatgctgggggccccagaactggatgcagtacttcatGTGGAGActcagagcagagggacagaatcacctcccttgatctTCTGgtcatgtttttcttgaagaaacCCAGGTTATGATTGGCCTTCAGGGCTGTAATCAGGCATTGCTGTCTCctgttgaatctttcatcaactgacactCCTAAATCCTTCTCCTCAAGGCTGCtatcaagccattctctgcccaacctGTATCTTTGTTTGGAATTGCCCCAACCCAGGTTTAGGATCTTACACGCTGATCCTCAACTTCATGAGGATGGCATGGGCcttgtacatacatatataatgtgaaagtgaaaggaaaatatatttggaGACATGTTTGATAGTTTTTATATAATAGACTTCAGCTGAAATACAGTACAACTTGTCTAAGGATGCATAGACTCTCTGGTGGGTGTCAGAATATATGCTGTCTTACATGTAATTTTCCTGTTGATCAAAGGACTGCACCCTCACCAACCTAGAGCGGAACTCTCAGCTAGCTATGAGACAGATGTTCCCAACCCACAATGCTCAGCAGTTTTCATGAATGGCAAAAATGACAGCCTATCAGAATAGAAAGAGTTTGATGGCCATCAGAATTACATGCTTATTAAGTCACTGATAGATGTGCTGATACTAGTGTTAGGAGTGGTTGTGTCTTGCACTCGTTTACTGCTTGCCTAGGCACCAATTACTGTGAGGCAATATATATCCCAAGAATACTGCAGATTATACAGAGAGGTAAATCTGTGATAGTTTAAGCCATGCATAATGCTACGGTGCCACAATCTGAACTCACCTGGGAACCTGTCTGAAAGAGTTAGGCTCTTGACTGAGACACAGATGTACAATCTGTTAAAGAACTTTAATGTTGAATGTGCACAGTAGGAAAGTTATACCCAGGGGAGATGAAAGCCTTCTGAAGGTGGTTTTCTGTCAATATCTTTATCTGTCTTCTTGACTTCTTGCCTTCTGAATACAAAAATACCCAAAAACTCCAATTCAGATACAGACAGGAGGGTAGCAGTATGCGAGCACTTTCATagaaaaagtaaaactgaaaattaacaaacaaacaaaactatgggatgcagaagaaaaagatgaaggatgtataatttcatagaatcaaaatATGGCTTGGGGTaggaaggaacctttaagaccatctagttccaccTCCTCTTCAGTGAACAAGTCTGTCATGCATCAGATCAAGCTACCCTATCACCTGGTCTTGATTTCCTCCACGGATGGGACATTCACAGCTCCTCTTTGCAACCTGTTTCGGTGACTGTCCATTCTCTGAGTCAAAAACTTCCTCATAACATTTAATTTAAGTCTCCCgtctttagtttaaaaaaattcCCCTTTCCTATCACTATCATAATCACTATCACTATAATAAATAATAGATAGGAAGTGTCATTagaatttttctccttttttataAGTTCCCTTTAattactggaagactgcaatcatttttccccagagccttctcttctccagactgaacaagtgcagccctctgatcatctttgtggccctctttTGGGTCCTCTCCAACAACTCCCCGTCTTTCTTTTACTGGGCACCCCGGACCTGGActcagtactgcagatggggcctctgAAGGGCAgtgcagagagggacaatcagctccctgtccctgctggcctcCTCTCctctgatggagcccaggataccatttgctttccacgctgcaagagcacgctgctggctcacgttcagattttcatccatcaggactgacagatccttctctgcagggctaccCTCAAAGGTAGTGTGTACACATGCCCTTGTGAGTCTgctgaggtccctctgaatggcaccCCCTCCTTCCTTAATTCTGTTACTGGGCAGCAGcgaaaagagcctggccccaccCACTCGACTGCTGCCTGTTCGATATTCATGAGCACTGATGAGATCCCCTCTCAGGGGACATGCTCCACGCCCCTCCTCATCCCTGTGGCCCCCCACTGTGCcctctctagaagttccctcTTTCTTGAGCTGAGGAGCCCAGAATGGGACACGGTACTccagatgcggcctcaccagggctagaggagaggggaggatcacctccctcaaacTGCTGAAGgatgatggagagcggcttggcaaccacatctgcCAACTCCCTCCGCACTGCAGGGTGCAGTCCATCTGGGCCTAAGAACAGGTCTTATGCAAGGCCGATTCTGTCCCCCCTCCCTATCTACCAGCGCAAGGAGCTGCATTCCCGGGAAGTAACGAGTCTTCTTATTaaagaccgaggcaaagaaggcattaagttcctcagccttatcctgatccTTGCCACCGCGTTGCCCTCAGCATCATCCAACAGgggatggagattctccctaGCCCTCCTCCTGTCCTTCCTCTAAGtggccaagttcagttctagttgggcttttgcttttataattttctccctgcacaacCTCACCATGTACTTGGAATAGTTGTAAGCAGCTTGCCCATTCTTCCAAATACCACAAACTCTCCTTTTGTCCTGGACTTCCAGTCAAAGATCTCCGTTCAGCCTGACCGGCCTCCTTGCCTGTTGGTGCATCTTCCGTGACTTGGTGCTGGTCAGCTCCTGTACCTCTAAAATAACTTCCTAAAagtattcccagccttcctgggctcccatgCCCTCCACAACTGCCTCCCAAGGGACCCTCTCAACCACCGTCTGAAAGAGGACAAGGtctgccctctggaagtccaagggGGTaccagttctgctgactcccacccgatggaaaaaaacagcatatgAAGATCACCCTGCGAACTCCGGCCCAGCCACTCGCTTGCTCTTCCTACCCAggaggaaagcaagagaaaagggGATGAAAAAGCATGTGGGTCGAGATAAAGACCGGGAGATCTCTTAACAGTTACTCTGACGGACAAAAGAGATTCAACATGGGAAATGtttaagtaatttattttgagATAAGCCAATTAGATTTCCCCTAGCCAATCAGATTTCCCCAAGCCAATCAGATTTCCCCAAGCAAGATAGCATTCCCCTAGCCAGACAGTTTTCCCCTGGCATCGTTGTCACGGGCTGGATCGCCGTGGAGCCTGAACTGATAGACGCAGGTGTACTCCGGGTGGCCCCAGTTGCTCAGCACTTGCAGCCTCACGTAACTGATGAGCCCAGAGAGCTCGTTctgcaatgagaaaaagaaaagaaatgcgttttcctctcttctcttagACCACTGACAATGCGGGAGCGACACAGTCATGCAACATCTTATTTCAGGCTGCCCTCCTAGGTCTTTGACACGCTGATGTGCTCCTGTAGCACAATCAAGACATTTCTTACCCTGCTCCACCTCTTTGGCCACATGagttttaagaaataaacagcTACCAAAAGCTGCAGCAAATACGCAGGCAAGTTCTTTGCACTTGCTTTGagtgtgtgtgcatacacaaaaaaacataacaTGTAATGATGTTACACTCATTAACTTCTCTAACAAGTCACCCAGGCAGAATGGCCTCCCTTACGCTGCCTGTTACcggcaacaacaaaacccttgGAAAGCCACACATCCCCAGTGTGAAAGTAGCACACCAACAGTATCGCATACTACGAGAGGCGGCCACTTCTGTGTCATTGCAAGTCACTTGGCCCTGGTGGTTTCTTCTGCAAGTGCAGCTGAAGCTTAGCTGTGCTAAAAGCTGTAATAGCTTGCAAGCTTAAAAACCAGATGGAagcaaaaacagcacagcactctGGGCATATGCAGGtaggaaatggcagcagaagaaatgccaGAGGGCCCCCATACACCTCTGGCTTGGAAGCTTCTGCCCAGCCAACCTGGTTCTCCTCTCCCATGCTTCACATCCCTCTTTGACAGCATACCTTCAGTTGGAAGGTCTGACTGGGAGCCTGGCCTGGAACAAAGGTGAACTCTCCCAGGAAAATtccttcctcatcctcttcATCCTTCAGGCCCTACAGGAAGACAGGGGTagggaaaacagaacagtgggATGCGCTGCCGGACACGGATCACAGAGCCCCACAGGGACTGGAAGCAGAGGCGGTCTGGGACCATCCACTGTGCCACTTCCCTTTCCCTGTGCCTCTCAAACTACCAATTCGCCCCATGAGTGGGAAACCTTCTTTGCTGTGTTACACTGGACAGAAAAGGAATGCTGTGGAAATGGAACAACTCTGAGGAGCTTCTTTCTCTGCCAAGGCAGGGAAGGACTGCATCCCACAGTGCTcttggagctgcagccaccGTCCACCTCAAATGCTACGCAGAACCCCCACAGCCCAGGGGAATCACTTACATAGACAGCAAAGTCCTTAGGAGCACTGGAGATGCTCTCTGCATGGTACGCCCCTGCTGGAATTCCGTGGTTCATAGTAACTGCTGTGGGAAAGACGGCCATGGGCAGCTTGATGACAACGTGCCCTTGGCTTCCTGGGAAAGGCCAGCAGTTTCCTGGATGGTTGTCAGgctaaaaagagaagaaggaacagTGTTCAcgtgcaaaagaaaaaagtcctgGCTGGAACTCCTGCCCCAGCATCAGAGGCTCTAGAGGTGTACTGTCCCATCAGCTCTGCTTCGAAGCACAGGCATACGTGCATGGCAGGGAGCTGGGTGCACAACTGGCAGAAGCTCTCAGGCTCCTTCTTTGGAGGAGCAACTTGCCAAAAACAAGGAGGGGCTGCAGTGGTTGAGGGTCACGTGCCAGGGCAAAGAAGGGCTGAACTGCACGAGCCTTTCCTGCAAGGGGAAGCAATCGCTCCCTCTCATCCAGTCCCACCTCCTTCCACCAGCACCAGCCGGGGCTCTGGTTCAGGTAGCTCGGGAGCAGTGCCAGGATGGGCTGGCAAACACAACATGGGGCCCTCCTGCAGTGCACGCCCTCTGTGCCCACCTGGGTCCACTGAGAGCCCCAGGGATCTCGCAGACCAGATCTCTTATGGCACCTCATGGGTTCCCCTTCAATGCCAGCCTGACAGTTCCATGAtggctgggaacacaagcaaGCTAGCAGGGCAGAAGCTTGCACAAGGAGGACTGGGGGCAGTCTGGTGGAAGAAATTCTCAGTGGGGATACACAGGAGGGGACTGGGGTCTTGCGAGAAGACTGTAGGTAAGGCAAGCTGGGAGGTGAGGGCAAGTTTAAGGAAAACTTCTTGGTTCCCTCCACCCCAAACCattcttctcctgtttttcagtgttcttaCCTCAAGAATAATCTCAGGAGCCCTCATATAAGGTGTCACCAGCAAGGACTGCCAAAAGACTTTCCCACTTCCAGACCAGGAGGGTGAAGTCTTGGAATGAACAATAGCAGCGCCTGCAAATTAAAACACGAGCACAGTGGTCAAGCAAGGCCAGGAGGAATCGAGGCCTGCTGACCCTGTTTTCCACAtaaacagctgcacagagaagccaGCTGCCCTTGCACTGTCCTCCTGAAGAAAGCTTCTAAGCATCATACATCCCCAACGGTGATattccctccttctctcttgCCATTTCCCTCTGCAACACAACCCAGGGACTCAACTATCCTAAAGGGCAGCATAAACTGACAGCCAGCTGAGCAATCGCGTAAGAAACAACACCAAGCAGGAGTAGTGCTTTCCAGATGTGCTCCAGCCCACTGAAGACTCCCTCTGCAAGCACACTCTCAGGGCACAAAGCGGCCGTTCACTCCTCACCCCTTCTCCCCCACCGCTGCCCAAATGCCCATCCTGTCATAGTAGACAAGAAGTGCGTTGGAATCAACTTCTGTGATCTCTATGTTTCTACAGTGTAATGGCACCTGAAGTCTTGCTGGCATAATTGGGCATCCGAGATGGgctttcttccagcttctccaGTACTTTATTGATCATGTCTTGAACAGCCTGGGAAGGAAGACAAAGGAGAACACTcattagaaggaaaagaagggggaaaagggtTGCCTCCCAGCTTCCCTGCAAAGCCAGCCAAAGCAAACTTGGCTGCTCCACTTGGATGTAAGCAACGCTGGAGTTGCCTGGGAACCTCCAGAACTCTACTATGAACAACTGGCATGGGAATGGAGAGGGGCTGCTCACTCCAGTGCTCTGGACACAGCTgtgtcaggaaaggaaaggctttTTCCTGTCGGGAAGCCCCATGACAGACAGGCAGCATTGGCAGGCAGTCCTCTTACCTCGCCGGTAAAGCCTGGGAGCTCAGTTCTCCGGAAGGCCTCGTGGAGAGCACGCACAGTGATGTCCCTTGCTCTCCACTGCAGGAAATGAAGCTGCCGCTGGATCTTATTCCGCACTTCTACCTGGCTTGGCATTTCCAGCTTACCATGCACCAGCCTGGAGACAGCAGGTAACGGAGAGAAGTGAACACGGCTCTCTTCTCACAAGACAAGGGACTGTGAGGCAGCTAATGCGCCTCACCGCGCGTGACATTGGGGTAGCCAAGATTCAGTAGAGACTTGACTACACTGCTTGGCAAGCTCCAAGTGATCCCAACCAAGAAGGTTCTTCCTGGGTACCATGTAACGTGGAACTGTAGTggtttgaaagaaaagctgggaGAGGAGAATGGGAAACAGGAGAAGCACGGGCACTGTGCCATGGAAGTGTGACTTGGGTAAGAAGTGGTAATGGACAAGGGGCAGAGCTCCTCTAAAGAACGGTCTAGCCAAAGggagattgttttgttttttaccttgGATTCATTCCTGCCACCGTCTTGACCCCTTCAACAGCGCTTCCAATGCAGTAAACGCCTGTCAGGAATTCCACAAAGCTCTCAATCAATTGCCTGCATAAAGACTTGGCGTTCTGCCTTGGGCTGCCCACTCCCCTGTCCCTGGGCAGAACAAACCACTGGGGGCTTCCTAAAGAAGCATCCTCAAGTCAGAGCTCTACAGAGACTCACCGAAGGTCACCACAGCCACGGCGCACAGCACGAGGGCGACTGTTTGCCAAACCTTAGTTTGCCTACAAAAGGAGGAGAAGCGTGGTGAAGAACGGTGACACAGGCAGTATCTGTGCAGCTCCAAAGACAACAACGGAGCAACAGATGTTTCCTTAAAACTCGTGAAGGAACCACATCCTTACCAGTCCCCACGCTCGCCTTCACCTCGTTGCTCCATTTCTCTGGAGCACAGGATTGCAAAGGAGTGAAACTCAAAACACGCAGCTCGCTAAGGAGTGAGCCAAACCCTCTCCAACAGTGAGCCaaaccctctccaacagctacGCTGTCAGGACCGAGAGTGGCTAAGGCCTGGGGACAAGCTGCCTCTGTGCTGAGGGCCCTTTGTGACTTCACAGTTGTCAGTGATGTCACTACAGAGGAGGCGGCGCCATGTTCTGAGGCACAGCCCAGCCTGACAGGGAACAGCTTCTGCACGTCCTGCCTGCAGGGAAAAGCTCTTACACGGTCAGAACACCTTCTGCCAGCAGCCTTCTTGGTAGGACCCTTTTGAAGGGGGACAGGCTGGGAGCTACAAGCCGCCTTTTTCGGTCCCTTCTTTTGATGCTCTGTACCTCAGGTTTCTCACTCTGGGTACCCAGACTTTTCCAATGCTTTCCTGTATCCGTCCTCCTACTGTCAGCCAGCGTTTCATTACATCTTCTTCCCTCTGACTACTCTGGTGGCCCTTCTCTGAACCCACTCCAACAGCACCACTTTTTTCTTATCCTGAGAGTCctaggcctggacacagtattctatAAGTGGTCTCGAAAGGGCACATgtagcccaggatatggttggccttctaGACTGCAAGAGCATACTCCTGgatcatgtccagctttttgtccaccaggatCCTTAAGTCCTTATCTGTAGGGCTTCTCTCAGGGAGTTCTCTTCCCAGTCTGTAATACATCTGGGATTGCCTTAACCCAAGCACAGTATCTTGCATTTGGCCTTATAGAACCTCTTAAAGGTTATGTGGACCGACTTTTTAAGCTTATTCACGTCCTTTTGGATGGCAGCCCTTCTgatagcatcccttccttctgtagTATCAattgcaccactcagcttggtgtcatttgcaaactcACTGAGAGTACAATGTTTATGTCATTGAAAAAGATAATGAGGAACATCTGttccaagacagacccctgagGACAGGACAGCCTTTatcaccagcctccacctggatgTAGGACTACTGAGTGTAACTGTCTGCAGCTGTCCAGCCAACAGACACATCCTATATCATTACTCATTCTTAACAGTATGTAAATTTTATAATAATTAGTAATGAATATTACCTGTACCCTTTTAATAAAAGTAACCCAGTAAAATGGGTTTGGTCTTATACCAGATCTGCAGGTTGATGGCACTGCCTGTGGCAATGGCTTTGGATCTTGACGATCCTTGAGGTCCATTCTGGCTCAAGCCAcgctatgattctatgattctaaatcttacataataaatattattttggaaaattcCCTAAGGTATTCTATACTACACCagacatttggttttgttttaccaGGGAGTATCATaaattgaaatgaaacaatTGACAAAGGGAAGCTGGAAAATTAGGcattaataatgaataaatgggtggatggatggatggatggatggatggatggatggatggatggatggatgtggatggatggatggatggatggtttGAATGATTGTTTCTGACAACTTCTAAGGGTAACATGCATGACTGGGGAGAGATCTCAGAGCCATCTGAAAAGTAGGAGAGGAAAATCCATATGAGGTTTTAATATCTAGATA
Encoded proteins:
- the LOC140248900 gene encoding SUN domain-containing protein 3-like, which encodes MEQRGEGERGDWQTKVWQTVALVLCAVAVVTFGVYCIGSAVEGVKTVAGMNPRLVHGKLEMPSQVEVRNKIQRQLHFLQWRARDITVRALHEAFRRTELPGFTGEAVQDMINKVLEKLEESPSRMPNYASKTSGAAIVHSKTSPSWSGSGKVFWQSLLVTPYMRAPEIILEPDNHPGNCWPFPGSQGHVVIKLPMAVFPTAVTMNHGIPAGAYHAESISSAPKDFAVYGLKDEEDEEGIFLGEFTFVPGQAPSQTFQLKNELSGLISYVRLQVLSNWGHPEYTCVYQFRLHGDPARDNDARGKLSG